The Punica granatum isolate Tunisia-2019 chromosome 4, ASM765513v2, whole genome shotgun sequence genome has a window encoding:
- the LOC116204072 gene encoding caffeic acid 3-O-methyltransferase, whose amino-acid sequence MGSTGQSAETQMTPTQVSDEEANLFAMQLASASVLPMVLKAALELDLLEIMAKSCPARGGYISSSDIAVQLPTINPEAPVTLDRVLRLLASYSVLTCKLRDLPDGKVERLYGLGPVCKFLTKNEDGVSIAPLCLMNQDKILMESWYHLKDAILEGGIPFNKAYGMTAFEYHGTDPRFNKVFNRGMSDHSTITMKKILETYKGFEGLNTIVDVGGGTGAVLSMIVAKYPSIKGINFDLPHVIEDAPSLPGVEHVGGDMFVSVPKGDAIFMKWICHDWSDEHCLKFLKNCYAALPDHGKVIVAECILPLSPDPSLATKGVIHIDCIMLAHNPGGKERTEKEFEALAKGAGFEGFRVACCAFNTYVMEFLKKA is encoded by the exons ATGGGCTCCACCGGGCAATCAGCGGAGACCCAGATGACCCCGACCCAGGTCTCCGACGAGGAGGCCAACCTCTTCGCTATGCAGCTGGCCAGCGCCTCCGTCCTCCCCATGGTCCTCAAGGCCGCCCTGGAGCTCGACCTCCTCGAGATCATGGCCAAGTCATGCCCCGCCAGAGGCGGCTACATCTCCTCCTCCGACATCGCCGTCCAGCTCCCCACCATCAACCCCGAGGCCCCCGTCACGCTCGACCGCGTCCTCCGCCTCCTGGCCAGCTACTCCGTCCTCACATGCAAGCTCAGGGACCTCCCCGATGGGAAGGTCGAGAGGCTCTACGGGCTCGGCCCCGTCTGCAAGTTCTTGACGAAGAACGAGGACGGCGTATCGATCGCTCCGCTCTGCCTCATGAACCAGGACAAGATCCTCATGGAGAGCTG GTATCACTTGAAAGATGCGATTCTCGAAGGTGGAATCCCGTTCAACAAAGCCTACGGAATGACTGCGTTCGAGTACCATGGCACTGATCCCCGATTCAACAAGGTCTTCAATAGGGGAATGTCGGATCACTCTACTATTACCATGAAGAAGATCCTCGAGACATACAAGGGCTTTGAGGGCCTGAACACAATTGTCGATGTCGGTGGTGGAACCGGAGCCGTGCTTAGTATGATCGTGGCTAAGTACCCATCGATCAAGGGCATCAACTTCGACCTGCCACACGTGATCGAAGATGCTCCTTCTTTGCCGG GTGTGGAGCATGTCGGAGGGGACATGTTTGTCAGCGTTCCGAAAGGAGATGCCATCTTCATGAAG TGGATATGTCACGACTGGAGCGACGAGCACTGCCTCAAGTTCCTCAAGAACTGCTACGCCGCGCTTCCCGACCATGGGAAGGTGATTGTGGCTGAGTGCATCCTCCCATTGTCTCCTGACCCGAGCCTTGCGACCAAGGGAGTGATCCACATCGACTGCATCATGTTGGCCCACAACCCAGGCGGGAAGGAGAGGACAGAGAAGGAGTTCGAGGCCTTGGCTAAGGGGGCGGGATTCGAAGGGTTCCGCGTGGCGTGCTGCGCTTTCAACACCTACGTGATGGAGTTCCTCAAGAAGGCTTAA
- the LOC116204073 gene encoding protein DOWNY MILDEW RESISTANCE 6, protein MDAKVISTGTRYSSLPESYIRPESDRPRLSEVSTCDNVPVIDLGCPARASIIREIGHACASYGFFQVINHGVSKEMVERMFGVAREFFGLPVEEKMKLYSDDPSKTMRLSTSFNVNKEKVHNWRDYLRLHCYPLDKYVPEWPSNPPSFKEIASNYCKEVRELGYRLEELISESLNLEKDHIRNVLGEQGQHMAVNFYPACPEPELTYGLPAHTDPNTLTILLQDTQVAGLQVLKDGKWLAVNPIPDAYVINIGDQLQALSNGRYKSVWHRAVVNADRDRMSIPTFLCPADDALISPPKSLIEEGSKAVYRDFTYAEYYKKFWSQNLDQEHCLELFKNK, encoded by the exons atggatGCCAAAGTCATATCCACCGGAACCCGGTACTCTTCCCTGCCGGAGAGCTACATCCGGCCGGAGTCCGACCGTCCCCGGCTTTCGGAGGTCTCCACCTGCGACAATGTCCCCGTCATCGACCTCGGCTGCCCTGCCCGTGCCAGCATCATCCGGGAGATAGGTCACGCTTGCGCTTCCTATGGCTTCTTTCAG GTAATTAATCATGGGGTGTCGAAGGAGATGGTGGAGAGGATGTTCGGGGTGGCGAGGGAGTTCTTCGGGCTGCCGGTGGAGGAGAAGATGAAGCTGTACTCCGACGACCCGTCAAAGACGATGAGATTGTCGACGAGCTTTAATGTGAACAAGGAGAAGGTTCACAACTGGAGGGACTACCTGAGACTCCATTGCTATCCCCTCGACAAGTATGTCCCCGAGTGGCCTTCAAATCCTCCTTCATTCAA GGAAATTGCGAGTAACTACTGCAAGGAAGTCCGAGAACTCGGGTACCGGTTGGAGGAACTGATATCGGAGAGCTTGAACCTCGAGAAAGACCACATAAGGAATGTTTTAGGGGAGCAGGGGCAGCACATGGCAGTGAACTTTTACCCGGCTTGCCCcgaacccgagctgacctatGGGCTTCCGGCCCACACGGACCCAAACACGCTCACGATTCTGCTTCAAGACACGCAGGTGGCTGGCCTTCAGGTCCTCAAGGACGGCAAGTGGCTCGCCGTTAACCCAATTCCCGATGCCTATGTCATAAACATCGGCGATCAGCTGCAG GCTTTGAGTAACGGGAGGTACAAGAGCGTGTGGCACCGTGCGGTGGTGAATGCTGACAGGGATAGGATGTCCATCCCTACATTTCTCTGCCCGGCTGATGACGCGCTCATCAGCCCGCCGAAATCATTGATCGAGGAAGGTTCGAAAGCCGTGTACCGGGATTTTACGTACGCAGAGTACTACAAGAAGTTTTGGAGCCAGAACTTGGATCAAGAACACTGCCTAGAGCTCTTCAAGAACAAGTAA